The following are encoded in a window of Armatimonadota bacterium genomic DNA:
- a CDS encoding glycosyl transferase family 1 — protein MHILHVVQLYWPAPSGAARYFQEIGKRLVAEGHRVTVLATDAFDLEHLWMAGKRRIPEPVGEHDGVVIRRLPIRRLPAPAILYPIIRRLMVELGRLGRPAIPTLRRLATVTPQLPDLEAFLADPYLADVAVVHTTNITLDFALIPVVRWARRRGLPHLCTPFVHLGEPGSEQVVRYYAMPHQLDLLRQATWVATMTDLERAYLIRRGVAAQQIVTVGAGVNPAEVTGGDGQRFRAIHHIHGPLVLSLGVAAFDKGTVHTLAAMRQLWAQGSHAVWVQCGPAFGGFAETVAALSPDEQARVRVLGYVDDTTRRDALAAADLYVQPSRTDSFGITYLEAWCNGVPVIGARAGGVPAVVRHGVDGLLVRFGDVPGIAAAIDRLLRDRALARALGAAGRARVWRELTWDAVYQRIRPLYMPHFSEHRRG, from the coding sequence ATGCACATTCTCCACGTTGTTCAACTCTACTGGCCGGCGCCAAGCGGCGCGGCCCGTTATTTTCAAGAAATCGGGAAGCGGCTGGTCGCTGAAGGCCATCGCGTTACCGTGCTGGCAACTGACGCCTTCGATCTCGAACACCTCTGGATGGCCGGGAAGCGCCGGATTCCTGAACCGGTCGGTGAGCACGATGGCGTCGTTATACGGCGTCTGCCGATCCGACGGCTGCCTGCGCCAGCTATCCTCTACCCCATCATCCGCCGCCTGATGGTGGAATTGGGCCGGCTGGGCCGTCCCGCCATCCCGACCCTCCGTCGATTGGCTACCGTAACCCCACAGCTTCCCGATCTGGAGGCATTCCTGGCCGACCCCTATCTCGCCGATGTCGCGGTGGTGCATACTACCAACATCACCCTCGATTTTGCGCTCATCCCGGTTGTGCGCTGGGCAAGGCGGCGTGGTCTGCCCCACCTTTGTACCCCCTTCGTGCATTTGGGCGAACCGGGAAGTGAGCAGGTGGTACGCTACTATGCGATGCCACATCAGCTTGATCTGTTGCGGCAGGCAACCTGGGTGGCGACGATGACCGATCTGGAGCGGGCATACCTGATACGGCGTGGAGTGGCGGCACAACAGATCGTGACGGTTGGGGCAGGGGTGAACCCGGCTGAAGTGACCGGCGGTGACGGTCAGCGCTTCCGCGCAATCCATCACATCCATGGCCCGCTGGTTCTGAGCCTGGGGGTTGCCGCTTTCGATAAGGGTACCGTGCATACGCTGGCTGCGATGCGTCAGTTGTGGGCACAGGGTAGTCATGCGGTGTGGGTGCAGTGTGGGCCGGCCTTTGGCGGTTTTGCCGAGACAGTCGCCGCCCTCAGCCCGGATGAACAGGCGCGAGTGCGGGTGCTCGGTTATGTTGATGATACAACGCGCCGTGATGCACTGGCGGCAGCCGATCTTTACGTGCAACCGTCACGCACTGATAGCTTCGGGATTACGTACCTTGAAGCGTGGTGTAACGGGGTTCCGGTGATCGGCGCCCGTGCCGGGGGCGTCCCTGCGGTTGTGCGGCACGGTGTTGATGGCTTGCTGGTGCGGTTTGGCGATGTGCCGGGTATCGCAGCGGCTATCGACCGCTTACTGCGTGATAGAGCACTTGCCCGCGCTCTCGGTGCTGCCGGACGAGCGCGGGTCTGGCGCGAGTTAACCTGGGATGCCGTCTATCAGCGGATTCGCCCGCTCTACATGCCTCACTTCAGCGAACATCGTCGCGGGTGA
- the rsgA gene encoding putative ribosome biogenesis GTPase RsgA, with protein MSRNIAPAVTHTSTTTEKTLRLIGTVLRAQSGFFWVQTEQGVLECRLRGRLKKERQATDLVVIGDQVEVMPVGNGQGAIEAVLPRRSRLARRAAGPRGAYKEDVIVANVDQVLLVFSCTKPEFTPRMLDRYLVICEHSELPVVIVATKIDLVVQHAAEAMFSPYARIGYPVFYTSIVSGEGIAELRSQLAGRISVVTGKSGVGKSSLLNAIQPGLNLRTGEISERLTKGRHTTTVAELIPLDLPGGGYVADTPGIREIGLWNVPERDLAWCFREFRPFLDDCYFAGCTHLHEPHCAVRAAVERGDITAARYDSYARLMESEDEE; from the coding sequence ATGAGTCGTAATATTGCACCCGCTGTCACTCATACATCCACCACCACGGAGAAAACGCTCCGACTGATTGGCACCGTTTTGCGTGCCCAGAGTGGCTTCTTCTGGGTGCAGACCGAACAGGGTGTCCTCGAATGCCGGCTGCGCGGGCGTTTGAAGAAAGAGCGGCAGGCCACCGATCTGGTTGTGATCGGCGATCAGGTTGAGGTCATGCCGGTTGGTAACGGTCAGGGCGCGATTGAGGCTGTCTTGCCCCGTCGCAGCCGGCTGGCCCGACGGGCCGCCGGGCCACGCGGCGCTTACAAAGAGGACGTGATCGTTGCCAATGTCGATCAGGTATTGCTGGTCTTTTCCTGCACCAAACCTGAGTTCACGCCGCGCATGCTTGACCGCTATCTGGTGATATGCGAACACAGTGAATTGCCGGTTGTGATTGTCGCCACGAAAATTGATCTGGTGGTGCAGCATGCGGCTGAGGCGATGTTTAGTCCGTATGCCCGCATTGGCTATCCGGTCTTTTACACCAGCATCGTCAGCGGCGAGGGCATTGCCGAACTGCGCAGCCAACTGGCCGGACGTATCAGTGTGGTCACCGGCAAATCGGGGGTTGGCAAGAGCAGCCTGCTCAATGCCATTCAACCCGGCCTCAATCTGCGCACCGGTGAGATTAGCGAGCGACTAACCAAAGGCCGCCATACGACGACCGTTGCCGAGTTGATCCCGCTCGATCTACCGGGTGGCGGCTATGTGGCCGATACACCGGGTATTCGGGAGATTGGGCTGTGGAATGTGCCAGAACGTGATCTGGCCTGGTGCTTCCGTGAATTTCGCCCATTTCTCGACGACTGCTACTTTGCCGGATGCACCCATCTTCACGAACCGCATTGTGCCGTCCGTGCCGCAGTGGAGCGGGGTGACATCACGGCAGCCCGGTACGATAGTTACGCCCGGCTGATGGAGAGTGAAGACGAGGAATAG
- a CDS encoding serine/threonine dehydratase: protein MSTEKTITPADILAARRRISGIVQPTPLEVSRPLSALTGAEVWLKLELAQVTGSFKLRGAANALRQLPPATHVVACSAGNHALGVAHTAALTGTPATLVVPTTASPAKVTALRRYPVEVILHGAGYDEAETEALRLAAHHGWHFVSPYNDPAVIAGQGTLAIEVWDALPDVDMVVVAVGGGGLASGVGIWARAMNPRVRIIGVQAAASAAMAAALRAGRVVPAPDEPTLADGLAGGIASDTITLPILQQVLDEMILVEEAAIARAMRWLIDEHHLIVEGSAAVTVAALLEGQITHLVGKRIVALLCGRNVAISTLHHILAVPPKDGASSH, encoded by the coding sequence ATGTCTACCGAGAAAACCATTACCCCTGCCGACATCCTGGCTGCTCGCCGTCGCATCAGCGGTATCGTTCAACCAACTCCGCTTGAGGTGAGTCGCCCCTTGAGCGCCCTGACCGGTGCCGAGGTCTGGTTGAAGCTGGAACTGGCACAGGTGACCGGCAGTTTTAAGCTGCGTGGTGCAGCCAATGCTCTGCGCCAGTTACCACCTGCCACGCATGTCGTGGCCTGCTCGGCGGGCAATCACGCGCTCGGTGTTGCCCATACCGCCGCGTTGACCGGTACGCCGGCCACCCTGGTGGTGCCGACAACCGCCTCGCCGGCGAAGGTCACCGCATTGCGACGCTATCCGGTTGAGGTGATATTGCACGGTGCCGGCTACGACGAGGCTGAAACCGAAGCGCTCCGGCTGGCAGCCCACCACGGCTGGCATTTTGTGTCACCCTACAACGACCCGGCAGTGATTGCCGGGCAGGGAACGCTGGCAATTGAGGTCTGGGACGCATTGCCCGACGTCGATATGGTGGTAGTCGCGGTCGGTGGCGGTGGGTTAGCCAGCGGCGTTGGTATCTGGGCCAGAGCGATGAACCCGCGCGTCCGCATCATTGGCGTACAGGCAGCCGCTTCCGCGGCAATGGCGGCGGCGTTGCGGGCCGGGCGGGTCGTTCCGGCACCTGATGAACCAACGCTGGCCGACGGTCTGGCTGGAGGTATCGCCAGCGATACCATCACGCTCCCGATCCTGCAACAGGTTTTAGACGAGATGATCCTGGTCGAAGAGGCAGCTATTGCCCGCGCTATGCGCTGGTTAATCGACGAACACCATCTGATTGTAGAAGGGAGTGCTGCGGTGACGGTGGCAGCCCTGCTCGAAGGTCAGATCACCCATCTTGTCGGCAAACGGATCGTGGCACTGCTCTGCGGGCGTAATGTTGCCATTTCCACCTTGCACCACATTCTCGCAGTTCCGCCCAAAGACGGAGCATCATCCCATTGA
- a CDS encoding N-acetyltransferase: MITSSRPRPKVMTGEKVFLSHVFAEDAPLLAQWFADLEFTTLLGQQGRSFTLEQEQQWITESTAAKDSERSFAIVLCANEQLIGTCNLRSIDLLHGTAELGIAIGDKTAWGQGYGREAVRLLVAYGFRYLNLYSIRLWVHGFNERARRAYLAAGFREAGRLRGATLFDGQRYDRILMEITRDDVR; the protein is encoded by the coding sequence ATGATCACGTCATCGCGCCCCCGCCCAAAGGTGATGACCGGCGAGAAGGTCTTTTTGAGCCACGTCTTTGCTGAAGATGCTCCACTTTTGGCGCAATGGTTTGCCGATCTGGAATTCACCACTCTCTTGGGGCAGCAGGGGCGTAGTTTTACCCTGGAGCAAGAACAGCAGTGGATTACAGAGAGCACAGCGGCGAAAGATAGTGAACGTTCGTTTGCGATAGTGCTGTGTGCCAATGAGCAATTGATAGGTACGTGCAATCTGCGAAGCATCGATTTATTGCACGGCACCGCCGAGTTGGGCATTGCTATCGGCGACAAAACGGCCTGGGGGCAGGGGTACGGTCGTGAAGCTGTCCGCTTACTCGTCGCGTATGGGTTTCGTTACCTCAACCTGTACAGCATCAGGTTATGGGTGCATGGCTTCAACGAACGTGCCCGTCGCGCTTACCTGGCAGCCGGCTTTCGCGAGGCAGGCCGGCTGCGCGGGGCAACGCTATTCGACGGCCAGCGCTACGACCGTATTCTCATGGAAATCACCCGCGACGATGTTCGCTGA
- a CDS encoding aldo/keto reductase: MQYTRFGSTGMHVSRICLGCMSYGSPQWREWVLDEDASRPFIFRALELGINFFDTADMYSLGVSEEILGRAIRDSGVRREELVIATKVYQPMSDRPNDRGLSRKHIMQAIDASLRRLGMDYVDLYQIHRWDYETPIEETLEALNDVVRAGKALYIGASSMFAWQLAKALGIQERRGWARFVSMQNHLNLVYREEEREMLPLCRDAGLAVIPWSPLARGFLTGNRPQGTGAATVRGRSDTISHAMYDASDYVIVERVSELARERGVSNAQIALAWLLHKPEVTAPIIGATKMYQLEEAVAALDVKLSPEEIQRLEEPYRPKPIRGHA; the protein is encoded by the coding sequence ATGCAGTACACCCGTTTTGGCTCAACCGGCATGCATGTCTCGCGTATCTGTTTGGGTTGTATGAGCTACGGCTCGCCCCAGTGGCGCGAATGGGTACTCGATGAAGACGCCAGCCGCCCGTTTATCTTTCGTGCGCTGGAGCTGGGTATCAATTTTTTCGACACCGCCGATATGTACTCGCTCGGGGTAAGCGAAGAGATTCTGGGGCGGGCAATCCGTGATTCCGGGGTGCGCCGCGAAGAGCTGGTCATCGCGACCAAAGTCTATCAGCCGATGAGCGACCGCCCGAACGACCGTGGTCTGTCGCGGAAGCATATTATGCAGGCTATCGATGCCTCGTTGCGCCGTCTGGGGATGGATTATGTCGATCTGTACCAGATTCACCGCTGGGACTACGAGACCCCCATCGAAGAGACGCTTGAGGCGTTGAATGATGTGGTGCGCGCCGGCAAGGCGCTCTACATCGGTGCTTCCAGCATGTTCGCCTGGCAACTGGCGAAGGCGCTGGGGATTCAGGAACGACGCGGTTGGGCGCGCTTTGTGTCGATGCAAAATCACCTTAATCTTGTCTACCGCGAGGAAGAGCGCGAGATGCTCCCGCTGTGTCGCGATGCCGGGCTGGCGGTTATTCCGTGGAGTCCGCTGGCACGAGGTTTTCTGACCGGTAATCGTCCCCAGGGCACCGGTGCGGCGACCGTGCGTGGTCGTTCAGACACCATCTCGCACGCAATGTATGATGCCAGCGACTACGTCATCGTCGAGCGGGTTAGCGAACTGGCCCGCGAACGCGGGGTGAGCAATGCGCAAATCGCGCTGGCCTGGCTCCTCCACAAGCCCGAAGTCACTGCACCGATTATCGGTGCCACCAAGATGTATCAGCTCGAAGAAGCAGTTGCAGCCCTCGATGTAAAGTTGTCGCCCGAAGAGATTCAGCGTTTAGAGGAACCCTACCGCCCGAAACCGATCCGCGGCCATGCGTAG